From the genome of Faecalibacterium prausnitzii:
CGCGGCGGGCGTCCAGACCGATATACCGCTGGGGTCGGCGCAGGCGTTCCAGCCGGAACGGATGGTGGCGCAGCAGGTCACGGGTGGCGCTGTCCGGGAAATGTTCCAGCGTGTCCGGCGTCTCACAGCAGACGATGCGGCGGAGGATGGTGTCCGCATACTGTGCGGCCAGCGGGTTCTCGCTCTCCACCTGAGCGGCAAGGCTGTCAGCCGGGCGGGTCTCCGCGCGGCGGTTGGCGGTGCGGATGCCCGGCGTATCCAGCAGGCTGATGGGCCCGACCGTTTCGCCCAGCGCCACAAAGGCGCTCTTGGCGGCGGCGTAGTGGTTGGGCGGGACGAGGATATCGAACCGGCGGTCGCCGAGGCAGGCTTCCACGCAGTCCTGCCAGCTCTCGTCGGCCACGTTCAGCAGCTCACAGAAGATCTTTGCGTCCGGCGTCATGCCCCGGCTCTTCAGCTCGGCGTTGACAGCATCGCGGACTCTGGTGGCGGCATCGCCGTGGGGGTAGACCCACTTGCCGCCCGAAACCGCGTCCAGCTCGGCGCGCTTTTCTTCCTGCGCGCGGGCCAGGTCGGCGGCGTTCTGCCGCGCGGCAAAATACTGCTCTTCCAGCGGCTTTTCGAGCCGGTCCAGCGCTTCGGTCAGCGCGGGCAGCTGTTCCGCGGTCAGAGCGACCGGCCAGAGCGCCTTTTCGACCCCGAAGCCGCTGCGGGCCAGCACCGTCAGCAGGTTCGTGACGGCATCCGCCGTCTGTTCCAGCGCCGCCACCTTCCGGGCGGCGGCATCCAGTGCGGTCTTCCTGCGGGCCAGTTCCTCGGTCATGGCGTCCAGCGCACGGCCCTCGCCGCTGGCCGAAGCTGCCCCATGGGCGGCCAGATAGGCCCGGCGGGCCTCGGCCTCGGCGTTCTTGGCCGCTTCATAGGCGGCGTTCCGCTCGGCCAGCTGGCGGCGTCCGGCGTCGAGATGCCCCTGCCAGACGGCGTCTTCTCCGGCGTCGGCCTCGGCGCGGGCCAGCAGGGCCGCGCCCCGGTTGACCAGGGCGTCTGTCTCTCTGGATGCGGCTTCCCGGCCGTATTCCACGATCTGTTCCAGCGCGGCGGCGCGGGTCTGCGCCTCGGCCAGCACGGCGTGGAGGTTTTCCAGCTCCACCCGGTCGCCCTGCAGCGCGTCCAGATCCAGCTCCGGCTGGGGCAGGATGTATTGATACAGAAATTCCCGGAAGTTCGGGATCTCGTCCATGCTGGTGCCCATCTGGAACACCTCATTGAACTTTTTGCCCAGCGGGCTGGATGCGCGGCCGATGCCCAGCGCACGGCAGATGCGGTCCCGCGCCTCGCTGGGGCTGCGGGTATAGGAGAGCCGGCCCACAGCGGGCTTGAAATCCTCTCTGGCGCTGGGGGCCCCGGTGCGCGGGTCGAGGAAGGGCAGCTTTTCCAGCGTGATGCCGTCCTCGGAGATGTACCAGGTCTGGTCGCCGGGGTGAAGCTCCTGCATGGGCCCCTCGGACTCGACGCGCACCGCGATGACGAAGGGCGTCCGCTTGGCGCTGTCCCAGAACTCGGCACCGATATAGGCCACCGTCCGGCCGGGGCGGCGGTAGGCGTTCTCGCCGCGCTGCTTGGCGTGGACGGAGCCTTGCAGGGTGCGGCCGCTTTTTTTATTGCCCAGGGCATTGAAATTGCGGTTGGTGGTCAGGCAGTAGCGGATGGCGTCCAGGATGGTGGTCTTGCCCACGGCATTGACGCCGATCATATAGGTCAGGCGGGCACAGTCGAAGGTGACGTTCTCAAAGTTGTGCCAGTTGATGAGTTTCAGGCGTTTTAATTCGATCATTCTTCATCCTCCGCACTGGATTCGCCCTCCGGGCGTTCGTACAGGGCCAGCTCGTTCCGGGTGCGGCTGCTCTCGGCAGCGGCATCGGCGAGGTCGGCATCCGGCAGCGCCAGCAGCACGGTCGGGAAGACCTCGATGCGGCTGTCCAGCCCGGTCAGACGGCCCACGGGCCGGGCCAGATTGTACCGGCGCAGGGTGCGCAGCAGCTTTTCCAGCGTGAGCTGGTCCAGCCGCCGGGGCAGGTTCATTTTTTGCAGTTCGGCCTGCACTTCTTCCACCGTGACCAGAACCTGGTCTGCACTGGCCGAGAGGCTCTCCCGCTTTTGCAGGTAGAGCAGGCGCAGCACCAGCAGCAGGATGCTCTCGTATTTCAGCAGCCGGGCCTGGCTGCCCTCGTGCTCGTTGACGAGCGCCGCCGCCTGCAGCGGGGCCGGGTAGAGCAGGACCGCATAGCCCAGCGGCGCGAACACGGCCCGCACCTCGTTCAGGTGGTCCTGCACATAGAGATACTTCGACCGCTGGTCCTCCACACTGCCCAGCAGAAAGCAGTGGTTGAGCAGATAGTTTGCGGTCTCTTCCAGCAGTTTATTCGTTTCGGCCATGGGGTTCCTCCTTGCGGGGCATCAGGATAAATTCTTCGAACCGGAAGCCGCCCCGCTCGACCCACTTCCCGGTCCGTTCGATGTCATAGTCCCGCCGCGGCGACTGCGAGTAGGTGTGCAGGCCGATGATGCGGGCAAAGTCGCTGGGATATTCGTCGGCCAGCGTGGACGCCGCCACCTGCCTGCGGGCGGCAAGGGCCTGCTGCGCCAGCAGGGCCACGTTCTCTTCGGTCACAGCCATCCGGGCGTATTCCAGCAGGAGCTGCTGCTCCTTTTGCAGCTGTTCCGGGTCCAGCGTTCCGGTCTCCACCGGCCTGAGCGGCACCTCGCTGCGGGGCGCGGCGGGCGGGTAGAGCGGCTTTTCGCCGAAGACCTGCACCGGGTAAAGGTGCAGATGCTTTGCCACCGGGCCGTCATCCGGTTCGAACAGCTGGTCCGGCGTCTTGATCTCCTCGGCATAGCGGCGGAGCAGCGCCGTGACGCTGCCCTGCGCCGAGCGGTCGCTCAGCAGCAGAAACTGCGCCCGCTGCACGGCACGCTTGCGGTAGCGGATGTGGCTGGCGTCGATCTGCTTCATCAGGCCGCTCATCTCTTCCAGCGCATCCCGCTGCTTCTGGATGAGAGCCCGCACCGCCGGGGCGGCCTCGTTCGGCGCACAGCGCTCCACGCGGGCATAATCCAGCGCCAGCTGCGGCAGATAGTTTGCCTCGCAGTCGTCCAGCCCCTCTTCGAGGTAGGCGCGGTAGTTGAACAGGTTGTCGCTGGTCTTGAACCGGTGGTATGCCGCCGCAACGACCTTTTCCTCGTACTGGTCGAACAGTTCCAGCACCTCCTGCGGGGTGCGGTTGCGGGTGAGCCGGTCGATGTAGTGGCCGATGGAGGCATTGAGCGCACGGAGCGACTTGTTCAGCGCTTCGAGGTCGGACGCGACCTCCCGCAGGACGTTCTCGTAGGGGCTCTTCTCCTCCCCGATGCCTCGCAGCAGCTGCCAGGCCTTGTACAGCTTGCCGGTATAGGTGACGACGCGCGGGTTCAGGATCTCTTCCAGCGCTTCCAGCAGAGGCGTCACCTCCGGCACAAAGGCCAGCGAAGGTTCCTCCTCATAGCTGCCGGGCTGCTCTTCCAGCCAGCCGGTGCGCCGCAGCCGCAGCAGAAAGCCCAGCGCCAGCAGATGCGGGTCGCGGGTGGGCTGCTCGGCTTCGTCTCCGGCGTCGTCGGCGTCCAGCGCCAGCGGCTTTGCCAGCGCCGCAAAGTAATCCTCCGCGCGGGAGACGGCTTCGGCGCGGGAGATGCTGTAATCCGCCGTGTGGCGGCACTCCTCCCACAGCAGCAGGAGCAGCTCGGCATAAAACGCCCGGTTCGGCCCCGCCAGCGGGCGGAACAGACGCGGGGAGACCAGTTCAAACAGCTGCATCAAAAGATCCTTTCTTTCGCAAATTTCCGCCTCTATTGTACCACAAAAAACAGGCCCTCTCAACCGGTGGCCGGGCGCATCTTCCGGAACGATCTGCACACGTGCCGCCGCAGGCTGTGAAAATTCATCCCGAATTTACACAATTTCACCACGATTTTGTGTTATGCTTCTTATAAAGAAATGGAAAAGGCATCGCAGGCTGAACTCCCACTCAACACAATGCCCCCCGGAATGCAGGCTTCCGGGGGGCTTCGTGTTTATTCGGGGCTTTACAGTTCCTGATATGCGCTCATCATGGCGGGGATGAACTGCTTTTTGCGGCTGACGACGCCGGGCAGGGTCCAGCTGCCGTCTTCGGCGGGCTGGGTCTCAAAACCGTCCGACAGCACCTCGGCGGCATAGCGGCCTTCGCAGATGACGACGCTCTCCTCCTTGGGCACATCGGTCAGCAGCATATAGATATCCTCCACATTCTGCTTGTTGCGGGCCTCTTCGAGGTAGGGTTTGAGCAATTTTTCGGCGGCCAGCAGGTTCTTGCGGGTCATGTAGCTGCCCTGCGCCACGCCGAAGCGGATATCGCCGCACATGAAGACCTTGAAGTCCTGCAAAAAGACCTCTTCGGGGGTCTTGCCGTCCAGTTTTTCACCGGCTTCGAACATTTCTGTGGAAAACTCGTCGATGTCCACACCGGCGATCTGGGCCAGACGCTTGGCCGCCGCCACATCCACCGGGGTGCAGGTGGGGCTGCGGAAGACCAGCGTATCCGACAGGATGGCCGCCAGCAGCAGACCGGCGGTCTGGGCCGGGATCTCCACGCCGTTCTCGTCGTACATCTGGGTGATGATGGTGGCAGTGCAGCCCACCGGCTGATTGCGGAAGTAGACCGGGCCGCTGGTCTCCAGACTGCCGATGCGGTGGTGGTCGATAATCTCCAGGATCTCCGCCTGGTCGAAGCCCTCCACGGCCTGGGTGGCCTCGTTGTGGTCCACCAGGATGATGCGGCGCTTGCGCAGGGCGATGATGTTGCGGCGGCTGACCATACCGCAGTATTTGCCCTCTTCATCGAGGATGGGGAAATAGCGGTGGCGCACCTTGGCCATGACGCGCATGACATCCGCCACCGGCGTGACGAGGGTGAACTTCAGGATGTCTTCGCGGGTCATATAATAGGAGATGGGGGCGCACTGGCTGATGAGCTTGCCAGCCGCGTAGGTATCGTAGGGGGTCGTCATGATGGCGACGCCCATTTCGTCGGCGATGCGCTGGATGGTGTGGCCTACCTTGGAGCCGTTGCAGATGATGAGGAGGGAGGCCTCCTTCTCAATGGCGCACAGCTGGCTCTCGTACCGGTTGGTCAGGATGACGATGTCGCCC
Proteins encoded in this window:
- a CDS encoding ATP-binding protein, with protein sequence MIELKRLKLINWHNFENVTFDCARLTYMIGVNAVGKTTILDAIRYCLTTNRNFNALGNKKSGRTLQGSVHAKQRGENAYRRPGRTVAYIGAEFWDSAKRTPFVIAVRVESEGPMQELHPGDQTWYISEDGITLEKLPFLDPRTGAPSAREDFKPAVGRLSYTRSPSEARDRICRALGIGRASSPLGKKFNEVFQMGTSMDEIPNFREFLYQYILPQPELDLDALQGDRVELENLHAVLAEAQTRAAALEQIVEYGREAASRETDALVNRGAALLARAEADAGEDAVWQGHLDAGRRQLAERNAAYEAAKNAEAEARRAYLAAHGAASASGEGRALDAMTEELARRKTALDAAARKVAALEQTADAVTNLLTVLARSGFGVEKALWPVALTAEQLPALTEALDRLEKPLEEQYFAARQNAADLARAQEEKRAELDAVSGGKWVYPHGDAATRVRDAVNAELKSRGMTPDAKIFCELLNVADESWQDCVEACLGDRRFDILVPPNHYAAAKSAFVALGETVGPISLLDTPGIRTANRRAETRPADSLAAQVESENPLAAQYADTILRRIVCCETPDTLEHFPDSATRDLLRHHPFRLERLRRPQRYIGLDARRARAGALEEELTALGERRREAVQAERSLKTAYDQYQNILRGRALETLADLWEGRDALAAAKADYAAQAQKLADCRENPLLQELYREEETREAAWEAARKAVEQAGGDIRVCEKQLASCAAEQGRAVAAAQQSAGAAQTFFEKYPLLEPLAQERKKGLMTGGRTARAAAQTAEKAQTKLDDTLQSYLTATLEPAQKAYNERYVCDYPLGLAGIEQYRAQHESLVRIDLERYAARLDQAQRDCKDRFRKDILFRMKDDIFNARRQFRELNKVMEQLTYGEEVYRFELEPSRDPQLAAFYQVIVDKGNQQMTDTDSLDNLAATADPVYERQVDELMEKIMADVDENTRARQEGRSTSGATLSDYVDYRTYLDYDIKVTNTVSGQQAYLSRVSRDSSGGENQAPFYVAICASLLQIYQKSENSIRLVLLDEAFSKMTSDRIRPMMELFRRLQLQVLLISTVEKSTAIQPYCDITYSIVRHGDANAIAPFYRLTAPQPAPEKETEP
- a CDS encoding DUF4194 domain-containing protein; its protein translation is MAETNKLLEETANYLLNHCFLLGSVEDQRSKYLYVQDHLNEVRAVFAPLGYAVLLYPAPLQAAALVNEHEGSQARLLKYESILLLVLRLLYLQKRESLSASADQVLVTVEEVQAELQKMNLPRRLDQLTLEKLLRTLRRYNLARPVGRLTGLDSRIEVFPTVLLALPDADLADAAAESSRTRNELALYERPEGESSAEDEE
- a CDS encoding Wadjet anti-phage system protein JetA family protein, producing the protein MQLFELVSPRLFRPLAGPNRAFYAELLLLLWEECRHTADYSISRAEAVSRAEDYFAALAKPLALDADDAGDEAEQPTRDPHLLALGFLLRLRRTGWLEEQPGSYEEEPSLAFVPEVTPLLEALEEILNPRVVTYTGKLYKAWQLLRGIGEEKSPYENVLREVASDLEALNKSLRALNASIGHYIDRLTRNRTPQEVLELFDQYEEKVVAAAYHRFKTSDNLFNYRAYLEEGLDDCEANYLPQLALDYARVERCAPNEAAPAVRALIQKQRDALEEMSGLMKQIDASHIRYRKRAVQRAQFLLLSDRSAQGSVTALLRRYAEEIKTPDQLFEPDDGPVAKHLHLYPVQVFGEKPLYPPAAPRSEVPLRPVETGTLDPEQLQKEQQLLLEYARMAVTEENVALLAQQALAARRQVAASTLADEYPSDFARIIGLHTYSQSPRRDYDIERTGKWVERGGFRFEEFILMPRKEEPHGRNE
- a CDS encoding putative manganese-dependent inorganic diphosphatase, whose translation is MPKAAHKVVVIGHRNPDTDSICSAIAYAELKNKTSDLVCEARRAGRMNQETEFVLKKFGVTPPRMCTDVNPKIRDVDYREMPGIPGATSLRRAWEIMRDQKIDTLPITSAENDLEGIITVKDIATANMDVFDTGVLAKSQTSFRNILETLGGTMVVGDENAVCTTGHIKIGTATPEMLESNVEKGDIVILTNRYESQLCAIEKEASLLIICNGSKVGHTIQRIADEMGVAIMTTPYDTYAAGKLISQCAPISYYMTREDILKFTLVTPVADVMRVMAKVRHRYFPILDEEGKYCGMVSRRNIIALRKRRIILVDHNEATQAVEGFDQAEILEIIDHHRIGSLETSGPVYFRNQPVGCTATIITQMYDENGVEIPAQTAGLLLAAILSDTLVFRSPTCTPVDVAAAKRLAQIAGVDIDEFSTEMFEAGEKLDGKTPEEVFLQDFKVFMCGDIRFGVAQGSYMTRKNLLAAEKLLKPYLEEARNKQNVEDIYMLLTDVPKEESVVICEGRYAAEVLSDGFETQPAEDGSWTLPGVVSRKKQFIPAMMSAYQEL